The following coding sequences lie in one uncultured Mailhella sp. genomic window:
- a CDS encoding putative phage tail protein, protein MAAHTAADYAAMLRKLLPRGVIWTASPESNLARLLAAFGAELARLEGDAQRLLRELDPQQTLEALEDWEEELGLPDECSPEGAGVAARREAVVKKLQRGGLMNEAYYGELAHAQGYENAVVSCVREFRAGVSRMGDRLNDILFHHVFFVSVPSGGRIRAFRMGESVMGERLRAWGDNSLECILNRQKPAHSKVFVTYQGVEDAEN, encoded by the coding sequence ATGGCCGCCCATACCGCAGCTGACTACGCCGCCATGCTGAGAAAACTGCTGCCGCGTGGCGTCATCTGGACGGCGTCCCCGGAATCCAACCTTGCCCGTCTGCTTGCAGCCTTCGGTGCGGAACTGGCCAGACTGGAAGGCGATGCACAGCGCCTCCTCCGTGAGCTCGATCCGCAGCAGACTCTGGAAGCTCTGGAAGACTGGGAAGAGGAACTCGGTCTGCCGGATGAATGTTCACCGGAAGGCGCAGGCGTGGCGGCCAGGCGTGAAGCCGTGGTCAAAAAGCTTCAGCGCGGCGGCCTCATGAATGAGGCCTATTATGGGGAACTGGCCCACGCTCAGGGTTATGAAAATGCCGTTGTCTCCTGTGTACGCGAGTTTCGCGCGGGCGTATCGCGCATGGGAGACAGGCTGAACGATATCCTTTTTCATCATGTGTTTTTCGTCTCCGTGCCGTCTGGCGGTCGGATTCGGGCTTTCCGTATGGGAGAGTCCGTCATGGGCGAACGCCTGCGCGCATGGGGCGACAATTCCCTAGAATGTATTTTAAACCGGCAGAAGCCTGCCCACAGCAAGGTTTTTGTCACCTATCAAGGAGTGGAAGATGCAGAGAATTAA
- a CDS encoding GAF domain-containing protein, which produces MIVKNPVESILALAASVFDAYSVVLFEAPRNGQGAQIMAAYSQGDHINQNAVIQPGKGLAGWILRNRSPIVVGSIDENQAYLGYYKEDWEPEICSFLGCPLPDGGILCIDSCQRHAFSPEKQKLIAVFADMLSQVQSMESRSDGGVSAEYLHALDHLVELRHNYPGWKNYLNKIFPVLLDATGFTYVAFASRVDGSSTYIMEGEYPPLLLSGQENKEFSIHNDIIGWVFRNEEAVYSDGFSGSTPVFGKREGVPAFGCTVCIPVTVSKSTCGVLCLAMEEARSISEELKIFLRLAADDLARLLEVLSLRYRLRMAEKNASSK; this is translated from the coding sequence ATGATTGTCAAAAATCCCGTAGAATCCATACTTGCTCTTGCCGCCAGCGTCTTTGACGCCTATTCCGTCGTTCTTTTTGAAGCCCCCCGCAATGGTCAGGGCGCGCAGATCATGGCGGCCTACAGTCAGGGCGATCACATCAATCAAAATGCGGTCATTCAGCCGGGAAAAGGACTCGCTGGCTGGATATTGCGGAACCGTTCCCCCATTGTCGTGGGCTCCATTGATGAAAATCAGGCCTATCTGGGCTACTACAAGGAAGACTGGGAGCCGGAAATCTGTTCCTTCCTCGGCTGTCCGTTGCCGGACGGCGGCATACTTTGCATAGACAGCTGTCAGCGACATGCCTTTTCCCCGGAAAAACAGAAGCTGATTGCCGTATTTGCCGACATGCTTTCTCAGGTGCAGAGCATGGAGAGCCGTTCAGACGGCGGCGTTTCTGCCGAATATCTCCATGCGCTTGATCACCTGGTCGAGCTGCGTCATAACTATCCTGGCTGGAAGAATTACCTGAACAAAATTTTTCCTGTGCTTCTGGATGCTACGGGTTTTACCTACGTCGCCTTTGCCTCTCGGGTGGATGGCAGCTCCACCTACATTATGGAAGGGGAATATCCGCCTCTGCTGCTTTCAGGACAGGAAAATAAGGAATTCTCCATTCACAACGATATCATAGGATGGGTGTTCCGCAACGAGGAGGCCGTGTACAGCGACGGCTTTTCCGGTTCCACGCCCGTATTCGGCAAACGCGAAGGCGTGCCTGCGTTCGGCTGCACAGTATGTATTCCCGTAACCGTGAGCAAGAGTACCTGCGGAGTGTTGTGTCTTGCCATGGAAGAGGCGCGCTCCATCTCAGAAGAACTTAAAATTTTCCTCAGGCTCGCCGCCGATGATCTGGCGCGGCTTTTGGAAGTTCTGTCGCTGCGTTACCGTCTTCGCATGGCGGAAAAGAACGCAAGCAGCAAATAG
- a CDS encoding inositol monophosphatase family protein: MDTMQLSERAGRLLSVLDESDALFMRNWDRPRTIRHKGTRDLVTDTDVAIEAFLKEHLRDVVPGASYMAEESALSLSPEGTCWIIDPVDGTTNFAHHFGDTATSVALWENGRVVLGAVSAPVRGERYVAERGKGAWLNGKRLHVSDTASCADALVATGFPYSVHEDMDQVLRDMRILLDSTVGVRRCGSAALDMCFVACGSFDAYFEGWIKPWDIAAGWLLVEEAGGMVTGREGNPYVFNSPILASNGLVHGEMVGNLSLG, translated from the coding sequence ATGGACACCATGCAGCTTTCTGAACGTGCAGGGCGACTTCTTTCGGTTCTGGATGAAAGCGACGCCCTGTTTATGCGCAACTGGGATCGTCCTCGGACCATCCGGCACAAAGGCACGCGCGATCTCGTGACGGATACGGACGTGGCCATTGAGGCCTTTCTCAAGGAACATCTACGCGATGTCGTGCCCGGGGCCTCGTACATGGCGGAGGAAAGCGCGCTGTCGCTTTCTCCCGAGGGAACGTGCTGGATTATTGATCCCGTTGACGGAACAACGAATTTTGCGCATCACTTCGGCGATACGGCCACGTCCGTGGCGCTTTGGGAAAACGGTCGCGTCGTGCTCGGCGCGGTTTCAGCGCCGGTAAGGGGCGAGCGCTATGTCGCCGAACGCGGAAAGGGCGCGTGGCTGAACGGAAAGCGTCTGCATGTCAGCGACACGGCGTCGTGTGCCGACGCGCTCGTCGCCACGGGCTTTCCCTACAGCGTGCATGAAGATATGGATCAGGTGCTCCGGGACATGCGCATTCTGCTGGATTCCACGGTGGGGGTCAGGCGCTGCGGTTCTGCGGCCCTCGACATGTGCTTTGTTGCATGCGGCAGTTTTGACGCCTATTTTGAGGGCTGGATAAAGCCCTGGGACATCGCTGCGGGCTGGCTGCTGGTGGAAGAGGCCGGAGGCATGGTGACGGGCCGCGAAGGCAATCCCTATGTCTTCAACTCGCCCATACTGGCCAGCAACGGACTGGTGCATGGGGAAATGGTGGGGAATCTTTCTTTGGGCTGA
- a CDS encoding site-specific integrase, whose amino-acid sequence MKLPHAPSRRIEPPTIPEIDRLLKHAPEHIQRIILLGLYTGARPGPCELFRLRWDDILLDEGVIYMPCAYKSKTISARYVPIHEALLPKVREWRKRDGNACSSVIHYRGKPVKRISETWRRLREKAGIARKIRPYDLRHAFATLSMAESGDIKSIAELMGHSTYTMLLSVYQHVSNALKIKAVNAIPAVASLKI is encoded by the coding sequence ATGAAGCTGCCGCACGCGCCTTCCCGGCGCATAGAGCCGCCCACAATACCGGAGATTGATCGTCTCCTGAAGCATGCACCTGAGCATATCCAGAGAATCATTCTTCTTGGGCTTTACACCGGGGCGCGTCCCGGCCCCTGTGAGCTTTTCCGGCTGCGGTGGGATGACATTCTGCTCGATGAGGGGGTTATCTATATGCCGTGCGCCTACAAATCAAAAACGATTTCCGCGCGCTATGTCCCTATTCATGAAGCCCTGCTTCCCAAGGTCAGGGAATGGCGGAAGCGGGACGGGAATGCCTGTTCAAGCGTCATTCACTACCGGGGCAAGCCGGTAAAGCGTATCAGCGAAACATGGCGAAGACTGAGGGAGAAGGCCGGCATTGCCCGAAAAATACGGCCGTATGACCTGCGCCACGCTTTCGCCACTCTGAGCATGGCGGAAAGCGGCGATATAAAAAGCATTGCCGAACTTATGGGACACAGCACCTACACCATGCTGCTGTCCGTCTATCAGCATGTGAGCAACGCTTTGAAAATCAAGGCAGTCAACGCCATACCGGCAGTGGCCAGCCTGAAAATCTGA
- a CDS encoding HAD-IIA family hydrolase — protein MKISEKRCVVLDMDGTVYLGNIPIPGAVDFIKNNWGKLDFHFLSNNTSKAPDTYVKKLNGMGIPATLDLILSPTTPLVDFLKENNIHTAYIVGNRDFCRDLASRMPELKQQEEGAQAVILAYDTELTYEKLSRSALLLENHPEVLFLATHPDKVCPSPEGPLPDVGSMLALYKVATGREPQHIFGKPDPTVLQPLLKKYRREDMVMAGDRLSTDKKLAENAGIDFILVLSGEATLEEARAEAIQPTVIAEDLGKAWEE, from the coding sequence ATGAAGATATCGGAAAAGCGCTGCGTCGTTCTGGACATGGACGGCACCGTCTATCTCGGGAATATTCCCATTCCCGGAGCAGTGGATTTCATCAAGAACAACTGGGGAAAGCTGGATTTTCATTTTCTGAGCAACAACACGTCCAAGGCTCCGGACACATACGTAAAGAAGCTGAACGGCATGGGCATTCCCGCTACGCTCGATCTCATACTTTCCCCCACCACGCCGCTGGTGGATTTTCTGAAGGAAAACAACATACATACGGCGTATATTGTGGGCAACCGTGACTTCTGCCGCGATCTTGCTTCCCGCATGCCGGAACTGAAGCAGCAGGAAGAAGGCGCGCAGGCCGTCATACTGGCCTATGATACGGAGCTGACCTACGAAAAGCTGTCCCGCTCCGCCCTGCTTCTGGAAAATCATCCGGAAGTGCTCTTTCTGGCCACTCATCCCGACAAGGTCTGCCCCTCTCCGGAGGGCCCTCTGCCCGACGTGGGCAGCATGCTTGCGCTTTACAAGGTAGCGACAGGCCGCGAGCCTCAGCATATTTTCGGCAAGCCCGACCCCACGGTGCTGCAGCCTCTTCTGAAAAAATACCGGCGGGAAGACATGGTCATGGCAGGCGACCGCCTCAGCACGGACAAGAAGCTGGCAGAAAATGCAGGCATCGACTTCATTCTTGTTCTGAGCGGAGAAGCTACGCTGGAAGAAGCCAGGGCGGAAGCCATTCAGCCCACAGTCATTGCCGAAGATCTGGGAAAGGCCTGGGAAGAATAA
- a CDS encoding phage regulatory CII family protein, producing the protein MQFEPLSLVVHRAVLNAPSGLKASQIAEQVGRPYRVMIAELLHDGTRKPDMDLLVPYLHATGSDEPLKHLARVTGTVFLRLPDAESGMEPITQEMADSVKRFGEMLSVLGKSIEDGVITPREALAINKEGHEVIAAVLRVLKRTEAAADY; encoded by the coding sequence ATGCAGTTTGAGCCGCTTTCTCTTGTGGTGCATAGGGCGGTGCTCAATGCGCCTTCCGGACTCAAGGCTTCGCAGATTGCGGAACAGGTGGGCCGTCCGTACCGGGTGATGATTGCCGAGCTTCTGCACGACGGCACGCGCAAGCCGGACATGGATCTGCTTGTGCCGTACCTCCATGCCACGGGCAGCGATGAGCCTTTAAAGCATCTTGCCAGAGTGACGGGTACGGTGTTCCTTCGCCTCCCCGATGCCGAGTCCGGCATGGAGCCGATAACGCAGGAAATGGCCGACAGCGTGAAGCGCTTCGGAGAAATGCTGTCCGTACTGGGCAAGTCCATAGAGGACGGCGTGATCACCCCCAGAGAGGCGCTTGCCATCAACAAGGAAGGGCATGAAGTCATTGCGGCGGTGCTGCGTGTGCTGAAGCGCACCGAAGCCGCGGCGGACTATTGA
- a CDS encoding Hsp20 family protein: MIQKYRYPQVRPATDVVALEDGIQITANMPGVNEQNLQVILEGNLLHITASSRCPVPAEEKDVRALEFGNVDFALDIVVDESCSAPVKTSLHNGVLSVFLPRGDGPVTDMPVDFRQRV; the protein is encoded by the coding sequence ATGATTCAAAAATACCGCTATCCGCAGGTGCGCCCCGCCACGGACGTCGTGGCTCTTGAGGACGGCATCCAGATCACGGCCAACATGCCCGGCGTGAACGAACAAAATCTTCAGGTAATACTTGAAGGAAACCTGCTTCACATCACCGCAAGCTCGCGTTGTCCCGTGCCTGCCGAAGAGAAGGACGTCCGCGCCCTGGAGTTCGGCAACGTAGATTTTGCTCTTGACATCGTGGTGGACGAGTCCTGTTCCGCTCCGGTCAAAACATCGCTGCACAACGGCGTACTCTCAGTCTTTCTTCCCCGTGGGGACGGACCGGTCACGGATATGCCCGTTGATTTTCGACAGCGCGTCTAG
- a CDS encoding VTT domain-containing protein: MILSIIESFFSFAIHIDTYLFSLVESYGYWLLVILFIIVFCETGLVITPFLPGDSLLFAVGTVAGAGFINVFLCIAVLLCAAVIGDAVNYEIGRHAGPAIFKKETRFLNKKHLIKAHLFYERHGGKAIILARFIPVIRTFAPFVAGIALMNPAQFFFFNIIGATAWVTGLVFMGFFLGNIPIVQENFSIVIYSIIIISISPVVFGFIRSILKKKG; the protein is encoded by the coding sequence ATGATTCTTTCAATTATAGAAAGCTTTTTTTCTTTTGCCATACATATAGATACATATCTCTTTTCACTTGTTGAATCATATGGATATTGGTTATTGGTTATACTTTTTATTATCGTTTTCTGTGAAACAGGCCTGGTAATTACTCCATTTCTTCCGGGAGATTCTCTCCTCTTTGCGGTCGGCACCGTTGCGGGAGCAGGCTTTATTAATGTTTTTCTATGTATAGCAGTTCTTTTATGTGCAGCAGTCATTGGAGATGCCGTAAATTATGAAATAGGACGTCATGCAGGTCCTGCTATTTTCAAAAAAGAAACAAGGTTTCTCAATAAAAAGCATCTTATTAAAGCTCATCTATTTTATGAGCGTCATGGAGGAAAAGCTATCATTCTTGCAAGGTTTATTCCTGTTATACGCACCTTTGCTCCTTTTGTTGCAGGAATAGCCTTAATGAATCCTGCTCAATTTTTTTTCTTTAACATTATTGGCGCTACAGCGTGGGTAACAGGCCTTGTTTTTATGGGATTTTTCCTTGGGAATATTCCGATAGTGCAAGAAAATTTCAGTATCGTTATTTATAGTATAATTATTATTTCCATTTCTCCCGTGGTATTCGGCTTTATTCGTTCAATATTGAAAAAAAAAGGATAG
- a CDS encoding pyridoxamine 5'-phosphate oxidase family protein has translation MRRKDREITEFARIIEVMRRCRVCHVAFFDEEYPYVVPLNFGLREENGRVELYFHGAVTGHKHDLLQKNGHVAFSMEVAGDIVTGPQVGACESTMEFESVCGTGVMEYVSEEEKIPALRAILEQYHVEEGDSYHFHEEIVPSLAVLKLSVLSMTGKRRVVTR, from the coding sequence ATGAGAAGAAAGGACAGGGAAATCACGGAATTTGCACGGATCATTGAGGTCATGCGTCGGTGCAGAGTGTGTCATGTGGCTTTTTTTGATGAAGAATATCCGTATGTGGTGCCCCTGAATTTTGGGCTGAGGGAAGAGAACGGCCGGGTCGAGCTGTACTTTCACGGAGCTGTAACCGGACACAAGCACGACCTTCTGCAGAAAAACGGGCATGTGGCTTTTTCCATGGAAGTGGCGGGCGACATCGTCACGGGGCCGCAGGTGGGGGCGTGCGAGAGTACCATGGAGTTTGAAAGCGTGTGCGGCACGGGTGTGATGGAATACGTCTCGGAAGAGGAAAAGATTCCTGCTCTGCGCGCCATCCTCGAACAGTATCATGTTGAGGAGGGCGATTCGTATCATTTCCACGAGGAAATCGTGCCGTCTCTGGCCGTGTTGAAACTTTCCGTGCTTTCCATGACGGGAAAGAGACGTGTCGTGACTCGATGA
- a CDS encoding NUDIX domain-containing protein, translated as MPFRPLLKRLPDAPYDLPAARLQKLVELLEGYGRPLMLTSPKTASRLGLLRRIVLVCLKNTRGQVYLQKHAASAPLYAGLWDVSAIGSVFAGESPLDAAARELSEQLGVAGTRLRLIGSLPYTDNRGTSLSASFFLAGPSPAIPTPDRSADVMFVDQYELEGLALHQQEMLTPELVWAVRSGWIFPRHGGQFLAG; from the coding sequence ATGCCTTTCCGTCCTCTTTTGAAACGCCTGCCCGACGCCCCTTATGATCTTCCCGCCGCCCGCCTGCAGAAACTTGTCGAACTTCTGGAAGGCTACGGCAGACCTTTGATGCTCACCTCGCCGAAAACGGCTTCCCGACTGGGGCTTCTGCGGCGCATCGTGCTTGTCTGTCTGAAAAATACCCGGGGGCAGGTCTATCTGCAAAAACACGCCGCCTCGGCTCCGCTTTACGCCGGCTTGTGGGACGTTTCCGCCATCGGGAGCGTTTTTGCCGGAGAATCTCCCCTCGACGCCGCAGCCAGAGAACTTTCCGAACAGCTCGGCGTCGCCGGAACAAGACTGCGCCTCATTGGATCCCTGCCTTATACCGACAATCGCGGAACCAGTCTTTCCGCATCCTTCTTTCTGGCCGGTCCGAGTCCCGCCATTCCTACGCCGGACAGATCGGCCGACGTCATGTTCGTCGATCAGTATGAACTGGAAGGGCTGGCCCTGCATCAGCAGGAAATGCTGACCCCGGAACTTGTCTGGGCCGTGCGTTCCGGATGGATATTCCCCAGACACGGCGGGCAGTTTCTTGCCGGATGA
- a CDS encoding tyrosine-type recombinase/integrase, with protein MTVKTSTTRFPGIYTRESSKRRHDGKPDIVFYYRIKVAGVSRWVKCGWRSEGMNARLAAEMRRNALAQLNPAIPRVAPLFADAWNWYMTQHPLSKATRSTAQSYARQHLFPAFGGLRLNSITPELLTEFIRSRTAAGLDPGTVRHMLTLVGIMFNVTRKARLHNLSSPVQDISLPANYEKRIRYLSHDEARLLLDALKKRSLPWHDMAALSLLTGARLGELLTLTAGQIDFQNGTAEVMGKTGRRIIYLNSSAVDILKARTEGRVSTEFLFPGTKGGHMSETHPVFTDTVRRLGLNPKGTPNHRRVVFHTLRHTFASWLVMQGVPLYTVQKLLGHANILMTQRYAHLAPHYERAAAEKISLHLSPSDDD; from the coding sequence ATGACCGTCAAGACAAGCACCACTCGTTTCCCGGGAATATACACCAGAGAAAGCAGCAAGCGCCGGCACGACGGCAAGCCGGACATCGTGTTCTACTACCGCATCAAGGTTGCCGGCGTGAGCCGCTGGGTGAAGTGCGGCTGGCGCAGCGAGGGCATGAACGCCCGTCTGGCCGCAGAAATGAGAAGAAACGCCCTGGCACAGCTGAACCCCGCCATTCCCCGCGTGGCGCCGCTCTTTGCGGACGCCTGGAACTGGTACATGACGCAGCACCCGCTTTCCAAGGCCACGCGAAGCACGGCGCAGAGCTATGCCCGGCAGCACCTGTTCCCGGCCTTCGGCGGCCTCAGGCTGAATTCCATCACTCCGGAGCTGCTCACGGAGTTCATCCGCAGCCGCACGGCCGCAGGACTCGATCCCGGAACCGTCCGGCACATGCTTACGCTGGTAGGCATCATGTTCAATGTGACGCGCAAGGCCCGACTGCATAATCTCTCCTCCCCTGTTCAGGATATATCTCTCCCCGCCAATTACGAAAAGCGGATCCGTTACCTTTCTCACGATGAAGCCCGTCTTCTGCTGGACGCCCTGAAGAAGCGCAGCCTGCCCTGGCACGACATGGCGGCCCTGAGCCTGCTTACCGGCGCCAGGCTCGGCGAACTTCTCACACTCACCGCCGGCCAGATAGACTTTCAGAACGGCACGGCCGAGGTCATGGGCAAGACAGGCCGCCGCATCATCTATCTGAACAGCTCCGCCGTGGACATTCTGAAGGCCCGCACGGAAGGCCGGGTATCCACGGAATTCCTTTTCCCCGGCACCAAGGGCGGCCACATGAGCGAAACGCACCCGGTCTTCACCGACACGGTCAGACGGCTGGGGCTGAACCCCAAGGGCACCCCGAATCACCGGCGCGTGGTTTTCCATACCCTGCGGCATACCTTCGCTTCCTGGCTGGTCATGCAGGGCGTGCCGCTCTACACGGTGCAGAAGCTGCTCGGCCATGCCAACATTCTCATGACCCAGCGTTATGCCCACCTGGCCCCCCATTACGAGCGGGCCGCAGCCGAAAAGATTTCTCTCCATCTCAGCCCCTCCGATGACGATTAG
- the nrdD gene encoding anaerobic ribonucleoside-triphosphate reductase — translation MEKLIGQGVRFERIRRITGYLVGGLERFNDGKRAEERDRVKHMDMKPLKHRAA, via the coding sequence ATGGAAAAGCTTATAGGGCAGGGCGTCCGTTTCGAGCGTATCCGCCGAATCACCGGCTACCTGGTGGGCGGACTGGAGCGCTTCAACGATGGTAAGCGGGCCGAAGAACGCGACCGCGTGAAGCACATGGATATGAAGCCGTTGAAACATCGTGCCGCTTGA
- a CDS encoding PHP domain-containing protein, which produces MNIIRIDLHTHSTASDGTDSPTELIRKAVQAKLAVLALTDHDTLDGLAEAEQEAAKHEIIFVRGCELSTATEWGEAHFLGLWIPQNGAKTAPLETALTKVREKRRERNLRIAERLRALGIDVTYEEAAALAGGRVVGRPHFAELLCRLGVVEDRKEAFRRYLGRNGEAFVPRELMSPETAVALLKSAGALVSMAHPRLLRAPAEELERLVVRLKDVGLDALEAYHSEHDAGDVRLCVDIAARHELQLTGGSDYHGEAKPKIDLGSGRGNLRVGMSVYEELMAYRLKTGMAQA; this is translated from the coding sequence ATGAATATCATCCGCATAGATCTCCACACGCACAGCACGGCGTCCGACGGCACGGACAGTCCGACAGAGCTGATTCGGAAAGCCGTACAGGCAAAGCTTGCCGTGCTGGCGCTTACGGATCACGACACGCTTGACGGCCTTGCCGAAGCCGAACAGGAGGCGGCAAAGCATGAGATCATCTTTGTGCGCGGCTGTGAACTCAGCACGGCGACGGAATGGGGAGAGGCGCATTTTCTGGGGCTGTGGATTCCCCAGAACGGGGCGAAAACGGCTCCTTTGGAAACGGCGTTGACAAAAGTGCGCGAAAAACGCCGGGAGAGGAATCTGCGCATTGCAGAACGCCTGAGAGCGCTCGGCATTGACGTGACGTATGAAGAAGCCGCGGCGCTGGCCGGAGGCCGTGTGGTCGGACGACCTCATTTTGCCGAACTTCTCTGTCGGCTGGGCGTAGTAGAGGATCGAAAGGAGGCATTTCGGCGCTATCTGGGCAGAAACGGCGAGGCTTTCGTGCCCCGTGAACTGATGAGCCCGGAAACGGCCGTCGCCCTGCTGAAGTCTGCCGGAGCTCTGGTGTCCATGGCGCATCCGCGTCTGCTTCGCGCTCCGGCAGAAGAGCTGGAACGCCTGGTGGTTCGACTCAAAGATGTCGGCCTGGACGCGCTCGAAGCGTATCACAGTGAACACGATGCCGGAGACGTGCGTCTTTGCGTGGACATCGCCGCCCGGCATGAGCTTCAGCTCACCGGAGGTTCCGATTATCACGGGGAGGCCAAGCCGAAAATTGATCTCGGCAGTGGAAGAGGCAATCTTCGCGTCGGCATGAGCGTGTACGAAGAGCTTATGGCCTATCGGCTGAAAACGGGCATGGCTCAGGCCTGA
- a CDS encoding Hsp20/alpha crystallin family protein gives MKKFPLADGPTVFGHLFYTTAMLYDRREQAPFPPVNIYCCRDKVLVQALLPGINLDAVHITLGNDSLILEGCVLRRKGHYLHEERYSGRFRRSVVLGTPVLPQAEVSLRNGILQIELKRRT, from the coding sequence ATGAAAAAATTTCCTCTTGCCGACGGTCCTACCGTCTTCGGCCATCTGTTCTACACCACGGCCATGCTGTACGACCGACGGGAACAGGCGCCCTTTCCGCCCGTGAACATCTACTGCTGCCGGGACAAGGTGCTGGTGCAGGCGCTGCTTCCGGGCATAAATCTGGACGCTGTTCACATAACTCTGGGCAATGACTCCCTTATCTTGGAAGGCTGCGTGCTGCGCCGCAAGGGGCACTATCTCCACGAGGAGCGCTACAGCGGGCGCTTCCGGCGATCCGTTGTCCTGGGAACACCCGTACTGCCGCAGGCCGAAGTTTCACTCCGCAACGGCATTCTCCAGATTGAACTCAAAAGAAGGACATGA
- a CDS encoding GNAT family N-acetyltransferase yields the protein MTVSRREKVRWLELEDMPETAALEACCFPSSWTAGQFAEAWKQRWFAGYGIFRDSRLLGYIALSVLAGELEVLNIAVRPEERGKGFSRPLMSFALLDTLNGKHLARRGETPEGWESGVLEVRVGNVPARTLYVGLGFAPAGMRRRYYADGEDALVMTLTAENFRNSLQERSGR from the coding sequence TTGACGGTTTCTCGCAGGGAAAAGGTTCGCTGGCTTGAACTTGAGGATATGCCGGAAACGGCGGCGTTGGAAGCGTGTTGTTTTCCTTCCAGCTGGACGGCGGGACAGTTCGCCGAGGCATGGAAACAGCGCTGGTTTGCCGGATACGGCATTTTCCGGGACTCTCGACTGCTGGGATACATTGCGCTGTCGGTGCTGGCCGGGGAACTTGAGGTGCTGAACATTGCCGTGCGCCCGGAAGAGCGGGGCAAGGGATTCTCCCGACCTTTGATGTCCTTTGCTCTTCTGGATACGCTGAACGGGAAGCATCTGGCAAGAAGGGGCGAGACTCCGGAGGGCTGGGAAAGCGGCGTGCTTGAAGTGCGCGTCGGCAACGTTCCGGCAAGGACGCTGTACGTCGGACTGGGATTTGCGCCCGCAGGCATGCGCCGGCGCTACTATGCCGACGGCGAAGATGCGCTGGTCATGACGCTGACGGCAGAGAATTTCCGTAACAGTCTTCAGGAGAGAAGCGGACGATGA